From the Alphaproteobacteria bacterium genome, the window GCTGAACACCAAACTGAGTGATACTTGACAATCAAACAATGCTCAATACCATGGCCTGAACGTGCCAAAGCATCGGGCGCTCCGAGCCGATGATTCATCCTTATTCATACTATCCCGCCCGAGCGGCCCGCTGGTATCCCGGGAACATCGCCGTCATCGAGGGCGAAAAGCGGCTGAGCTACGCCGAACTCGACGCCCGCATCGACGCCCTGGCCCGGGCCCTGGTGGCGCTCGGCGTCGAGCCCGGGGACCGCGTCGCCGTGCTGCAGGCCAACAGCCACCAGTTCATGGTTGCCTTATGCGCCAGCGCCCGCGCCGGCGCCGCCTTCGTGCCCATGCTGGGCATCCTCAGCGAGGACGACCACGCCTACATCCTGGAGGATTCGGGCGCCCAGGTGCTGATCGCGCCGGCCGCCGGGCTGGCCGAGCGGGCGCGGGCACTGAAAGGGCGCCAGCCGGCCTTGCGCCAGTTGATCGTGGTCGACGGCGACGACGAACAGGACTACGAGAGGCTGCTGGCGGCCCATGCCGGCGAGGCCCCCCTGGTGCGCGGCAGCGAGGACGACCTGGCGCAAATCCTCTACACCTCCGGCACCACCGGCAAGCCCAAGGGCGTGGCCCACAGCTACGCCAGTACCCAGGCCGCGATCGTCGGCTGGGTGGCCATGGCGGGGCGCCAGGAGGGCGACGTCGGGCTCTTGTACATGCCCATGAGCCACTTTGCCGCGCGGCTGATGGATTCGGGCTGGGTCACCGGCAGCACGGCGGTGATCCTGCCGGCGCCCGATCCGCTGGCCAGCTTCGCCGCCATCGCCGAGCACCGCGTGACCCACATCCTGGCCATCCCGACGCTGTTGCAGATGTTCCTCGACCACCCCGAGATCGACAACCACGACCTTTCCAGCCTGCGCTTCATCTGCTACGCCGCGGCACCCGCCTCTTCCGGCCTGGTGCGCGCCGCCAGCCAGCGCTTCGGCGCCATCCTGCACACCG encodes:
- a CDS encoding AMP-binding protein, translated to MIHPYSYYPARAARWYPGNIAVIEGEKRLSYAELDARIDALARALVALGVEPGDRVAVLQANSHQFMVALCASARAGAAFVPMLGILSEDDHAYILEDSGAQVLIAPAAGLAERARALKGRQPALRQLIVVDGDDEQDYERLLAAHAGEAPLVRGSEDDLAQILYTSGTTGKPKGVAHSYASTQAAIVGWVAMAGRQEGDVGLLYMPMSHFAARLMDSGWVTGSTAVILPAPDPLASFAAIAEHRVTHILAIPTLLQMFLDHPEIDNHDLSSLRFICYAAAPASSGLVRAASQRFGAILHTGWGGTEAYVLNTHMTPAEHLAAVEGHEQRLLSCGREGPLGGRVRILDEAGQDVAPGEVGEVCVRAPWMMARYWNLPDLTAETIVDGWLHFGDLGRWDDDGYMYLVDRKGDMIISGGMNVYPREVEEVLYQHPAVLEAAVFGVADKKWGEAVQAAVALRDGETAKATKAEDILAFAKQHLSAFKVPKGLEIVPVLAKTPVGKISRREVKASYLAGAGAGAGAGAGAGAESEA